Proteins from one Dermacentor variabilis isolate Ectoservices chromosome 1, ASM5094787v1, whole genome shotgun sequence genomic window:
- the LOC142571311 gene encoding uncharacterized protein LOC142571311: protein MRPKDLPRRRGSSESVCKMGPQRGRLRESAACLVSSCPIVCLSVNQLFSNLRCVWSISGHHQVDFDRSCRASTTDGCFQLAEVSLWSNFLWVVIIKLREGRLGLACLCGRVVSLAFNTRLRRSFILVHWPLMQHLSIEFLELLESRMSPKQPQLRDGLQLSEHLRHARLYYHLLEDPTREPTDALHSIVTTLDPLEMVSVRCSSVGVSMSCELLDRCDVMLTHVFFEKWTDVPDTQALMR, encoded by the exons ATGAGGCCGAAGGACTTGCCGCGACGGCGAGGCTCAAGCGAAAGC GTCTGCAAGATGGGACCACAGCGCGGCCGCCTTCGAGAGTCGGCTGCGTGCCTTGTCAGCAGCTGTCCCATCGTGTGCCTGTCGGTCAACCAGCTCTTCTCCAACCTTCGCTGCGTGTGGAGCATCTCGGGCCATCACCAGGTGGACTTCGACAGGTCATGCAGGGCCAGCACAACCGATGGGTGCTTCCAGCTTGCGGAGGTGTCCCTATGGAGCAACTTCCTGTGGGTCGTCATCATCAAGCTACGCGAAGGACGGCTGGGCCTGGCTTGCCTGTGTGGACGCGTGGTGTCTTTGGCCTTCAACACGCGGCTCAGGCGGTCCTTCATTCTGGTTCATTGGCCGCTGATGCAGCACCTCTCCATCGAGTTCCTGGAGCTGCTCGAGTCACGGATGTCACCAAAGCAGCCCCAGTTACGGGACGGCCTCCAGCTTAGCGAACACCTGAGGCACGCCAGGCTCTACTACCACCTGTTGGAAGATCCGACCAGGGAGCCGACGGACGCGCTCCACTCCATAGTGACCACGCTCGACCCGCTAGAGATGGTGAGCGTGCGGTGCTCGAGCGTGGGCGTGAGCATGTCGTGTGAGCTGCTCGACAGGTGCGACGTCATGCTCACGCACGTCTTCTTCGAGAAATGGACCGACGTGCCCGATACTCAGGCTTTGATGCGCTGA